A DNA window from Altererythrobacter sp. B11 contains the following coding sequences:
- a CDS encoding ribonucleoside-diphosphate reductase subunit alpha, with the protein MNSSKTAGGKPTSKVMDNNDSGSEQLVAAAAGAALAEAAQQAALSQDDSKSVRPRRFDVQTDPARDANLTEFGKETLTDRYLLPGESYQDLFARVADCYADDAEHAQRLYDYISNLWFMPATPVLSNGGTNRGLPISCYLNSVEDSLEGIVGTWNENVWLASRGGGIGTYWGNVRGIGEPVGLNGKTSGIIPFVRVMDSLTLAISQGSLRRGSAACYLDVSHPEIEEFLEIRKPSGDFNRKALNLHHGVLLTDEFMEAVRNGSEFNLLSPRDGSVRKTVDARALFQKLVETRLATGEPYIVFSDTVNRMMPRHHRELGLKVSTSNLCSEITLPTGIDHLGNDRTAVCCLSSLNLEKWDEWNGDKRFVEDVMRFLDNVLQDYIDRAPTEMARAKYSAMRERSVGMGVMGYHSFLQSKGIGFESPMAKVWNLKMFKHIHQKANEASMVLAKERGPCPDAEDMGVMERFSCKMAIAPTASISIICGGTSACIEPIPANIYTHKTLSGSFVVKNPYLEKLLQKKSKDSTNVWNSILEKGGSVQHLDFLTPEEKAVYKTSFEIDQRWLLEFAADRSPFIDQAQSLNLFIPADVDKWDLMMLHFQAWEKGIKSLYYLRSKSVQRAGFAGGVEADNTKDAAKFELAGEQTDYEECLACQ; encoded by the coding sequence ATAAACTCCTCGAAAACGGCCGGAGGCAAACCCACATCCAAGGTGATGGACAACAACGATTCCGGTAGCGAACAGCTGGTGGCTGCGGCCGCAGGTGCGGCCCTGGCCGAAGCGGCACAGCAGGCCGCCCTCTCGCAGGACGATTCCAAGTCCGTCCGCCCGCGGCGCTTCGATGTGCAGACCGACCCGGCGCGTGATGCGAACCTGACCGAATTCGGCAAGGAAACGCTGACCGATCGCTATCTGCTGCCCGGCGAAAGCTATCAGGATCTCTTCGCCCGCGTGGCCGATTGCTATGCCGACGATGCGGAGCATGCGCAGCGGCTGTATGACTATATCTCCAATTTGTGGTTCATGCCGGCCACCCCGGTGCTGTCCAACGGCGGCACCAATCGCGGCCTGCCGATCAGCTGCTATCTGAACTCGGTGGAAGACAGCCTGGAAGGCATCGTCGGCACCTGGAACGAGAATGTGTGGCTGGCGAGCCGCGGCGGCGGCATCGGCACCTATTGGGGCAATGTGCGCGGCATTGGCGAGCCGGTGGGCCTCAACGGCAAGACCAGCGGCATCATCCCCTTCGTGCGGGTGATGGACAGCCTGACGCTGGCGATCAGCCAGGGTTCGCTGCGGCGCGGCTCCGCCGCATGCTATCTCGACGTCTCGCATCCGGAGATCGAGGAGTTCCTGGAGATCCGCAAGCCCAGCGGCGATTTCAACCGCAAGGCGCTGAACCTGCATCACGGCGTGCTGCTGACCGACGAATTCATGGAAGCGGTGCGCAACGGCAGCGAGTTCAATCTCCTCAGCCCGCGCGATGGTTCGGTGCGCAAGACGGTGGATGCGCGCGCGCTGTTCCAGAAGCTGGTGGAAACCCGCCTGGCGACGGGCGAGCCCTATATCGTCTTCTCCGACACGGTGAACCGGATGATGCCGCGCCATCACCGCGAGCTGGGGCTGAAGGTCTCCACCTCGAACCTGTGCAGCGAGATCACCCTGCCCACGGGCATCGACCATCTGGGCAATGATCGCACGGCGGTGTGCTGCCTCTCCTCGCTCAACCTCGAGAAGTGGGACGAGTGGAACGGCGACAAGCGCTTCGTCGAGGATGTGATGCGCTTCCTCGACAATGTCCTGCAGGATTACATCGACCGCGCGCCCACGGAGATGGCGCGGGCGAAATATTCCGCCATGCGCGAACGCAGCGTGGGCATGGGCGTGATGGGCTACCACTCCTTCCTGCAGAGCAAGGGCATCGGCTTCGAAAGCCCGATGGCCAAGGTGTGGAACCTCAAGATGTTCAAGCACATCCACCAGAAGGCCAACGAGGCCTCCATGGTGCTGGCGAAGGAGCGCGGCCCGTGCCCCGATGCGGAAGATATGGGCGTGATGGAGCGCTTCTCCTGCAAGATGGCGATCGCGCCCACGGCCAGCATCAGCATCATCTGCGGCGGCACCAGCGCCTGCATCGAACCGATCCCGGCGAATATCTACACGCACAAGACGCTGTCGGGCAGCTTCGTGGTGAAGAACCCCTATCTGGAAAAGCTGCTGCAGAAGAAGAGCAAGGATTCCACCAATGTGTGGAACTCGATCCTCGAAAAGGGCGGATCGGTGCAGCATCTGGATTTCCTGACGCCGGAAGAAAAGGCGGTGTACAAGACCAGCTTCGAAATCGACCAGCGCTGGCTGCTCGAATTCGCGGCCGACCGTTCGCCCTTCATCGATCAGGCGCAGAGCCTCAACCTGTTCATCCCCGCCGATGTCGACAAGTGGGACCTGATGATGCTGCACTTCCAGGCGTGGGAGAAGGGCATCAAGTCGCTCTATTACCTGCGCAGCAAGAGCGTGCAGCGCGCGGGCTTCGCCGGCGGCGTGGAAGCGGACAACACCAAGGACGCGGCGAAGTTCGAACTGGCCGGCGAACAGACCGATTACGAGGAATGCCTCGCCTGCCAGTAA
- a CDS encoding zinc-finger domain-containing protein yields the protein MDNAPETTLVDSPRVWCDGAGDIRNGPNFRPAALGHPRVYMQIDEKGYVDCGYCDRRFVLKGGPAERSLHELDVGDLPPEEHRA from the coding sequence ATGGACAACGCGCCCGAAACAACCCTGGTCGACAGCCCGCGCGTCTGGTGCGACGGCGCCGGCGACATTCGCAACGGCCCGAACTTCCGCCCGGCGGCACTGGGCCACCCGCGGGTCTATATGCAGATCGACGAGAAGGGCTATGTCGATTGCGGCTATTGCGATCGCCGCTTCGTGCTGAAGGGCGGCCCCGCCGAACGCAGCCTGCACGAGCTGGACGTGGGCGATCTTCCGCCGGAAGAACACCGCGCCTGA
- a CDS encoding ABC transporter ATP-binding protein: MSDAAISIRDLAKTYEGGKQALKGVSFDVPQGGIFGLLGPNGAGKSTIINIMAGLVMKTSGTVEIWGHDIDRDHRNAKLSIGIVPQEIVFDPFFTPFEVLENQGGMYGVAKHLRRSEELLRAVRLEDKRNAYARTLSGGMKRRLLIAKAMVHSPPILVLDEPTAGVDVELRRQLWELVGELNAEGVTVVLTTHYLEEAEQLCDRIAIINHGELVTNKPTRELVGMAREKIVRITVDRDLPAPPAPEEFLKCQLTDPRTLEVTYDRDRYSAGQVLERVQQLGFAIQDVTTREPDLEDVFVQLTTAAKGGPA, translated from the coding sequence ATGAGCGACGCGGCAATCAGCATCCGGGATCTGGCGAAGACCTATGAAGGCGGCAAGCAGGCGCTGAAAGGCGTCAGCTTCGATGTGCCGCAGGGCGGCATCTTCGGCCTGCTCGGCCCCAATGGCGCGGGCAAGTCCACCATCATCAACATCATGGCCGGGCTGGTGATGAAGACCTCCGGCACGGTGGAGATCTGGGGCCACGATATCGACCGCGATCATCGCAACGCCAAGCTGTCGATCGGCATCGTGCCGCAGGAAATCGTGTTCGATCCCTTCTTCACCCCGTTCGAGGTGCTGGAAAACCAGGGCGGCATGTATGGCGTGGCGAAGCATTTGCGCCGCAGCGAGGAATTGCTGCGCGCCGTGCGGCTGGAAGACAAGCGCAATGCCTATGCCCGCACCCTCTCGGGCGGGATGAAGCGGCGCCTGCTGATCGCCAAGGCCATGGTCCATTCCCCGCCCATCCTGGTGCTGGACGAACCGACCGCGGGCGTGGACGTGGAATTGCGCCGCCAGCTGTGGGAACTGGTGGGCGAGCTCAATGCCGAAGGCGTGACCGTGGTGCTCACCACGCACTATCTGGAAGAGGCGGAGCAGCTGTGCGACCGCATCGCCATCATCAACCATGGCGAGCTGGTGACCAACAAGCCCACGCGCGAGCTGGTGGGCATGGCGCGCGAGAAGATCGTGCGCATCACCGTGGACCGCGATCTGCCGGCGCCGCCCGCGCCCGAGGAATTCCTCAAGTGCCAACTCACCGATCCGCGCACGCTGGAAGTCACCTATGACCGCGATCGCTACAGCGCCGGGCAGGTGCTGGAACGCGTGCAGCAGCTCGGCTTCGCCATCCAGGATGTGACCACGCGCGAGCCTGATCTGGAAGACGTGTTCGTGCAGCTGACCACCGCCGCCAAGGGCGGGCCCGCCTGA
- a CDS encoding ribonucleotide-diphosphate reductase subunit beta — MSLLEARKTYKPFEYPWAYEFWKRQQQVHWMPEEVPLGEDCRDWAQKLSDHERNLLTQIFRFFTQADVEVQDCYHEKYGRVFKPTEVKMMLAAFSNMETIHIAAYSHLLDTIGMPESEYGMFLEYEEMKAKHDYLQMFGVDTDEDIARTLAMFGGFTEGLQLFASFAMLMNFPRFNKMKGMGQIVSWSVRDESLHCEGITRLFHAFCAERGCLTRSVKEDIMDMCQKTVRLEDAFIDLAFEMGPVPGMTAKEIKRYIRYIADWRLGQLGLPAIYMVDDHPLPWLAPLLNGVEHANFFETRATEYSKAATRGNWNDVWSSFDKRHKAKKGEEANDALDDGPGLFGDADGVQAAE; from the coding sequence ATGTCGCTGCTCGAAGCCCGCAAGACCTACAAGCCCTTTGAATATCCCTGGGCCTATGAGTTCTGGAAGCGGCAGCAGCAGGTCCACTGGATGCCGGAGGAAGTGCCGCTGGGCGAGGATTGCCGCGACTGGGCGCAGAAGCTCTCCGACCATGAGCGCAACCTGCTCACCCAGATCTTCCGCTTCTTCACCCAGGCGGATGTGGAAGTGCAGGATTGCTATCACGAGAAATACGGCCGCGTGTTCAAGCCCACCGAGGTGAAGATGATGCTGGCGGCCTTCAGCAATATGGAAACGATCCATATTGCCGCCTATTCGCACCTGCTCGACACCATCGGCATGCCCGAAAGCGAATATGGCATGTTCCTCGAATACGAGGAGATGAAGGCCAAGCACGATTATTTGCAGATGTTCGGCGTGGATACGGACGAGGATATCGCCCGCACGCTGGCCATGTTCGGCGGCTTCACCGAAGGGCTGCAGCTCTTCGCCAGCTTCGCCATGCTGATGAACTTCCCGCGCTTCAACAAGATGAAGGGCATGGGCCAGATCGTCAGCTGGTCCGTGCGCGACGAATCGCTGCATTGCGAAGGCATCACCCGCCTGTTCCACGCCTTCTGTGCGGAGCGGGGCTGCCTCACCCGCAGCGTGAAGGAAGACATCATGGACATGTGCCAGAAGACGGTGCGGCTGGAAGATGCCTTCATCGACCTGGCCTTCGAAATGGGCCCGGTGCCGGGGATGACGGCCAAGGAGATCAAGCGCTACATCCGCTACATCGCCGACTGGCGGCTGGGCCAGCTCGGCCTGCCGGCGATCTACATGGTGGACGATCACCCGCTGCCCTGGCTCGCCCCGCTGCTGAACGGCGTGGAGCACGCCAATTTCTTCGAAACCCGCGCCACCGAATATTCCAAGGCCGCCACGCGCGGCAATTGGAACGACGTGTGGAGCAGCTTCGACAAGCGCCACAAGGCGAAGAAGGGCGAAGAAGCCAACGACGCGCTGGACGACGGCCCCGGCCTGTTCGGCGACGCGGATGGGGTGCAGGCGGCGGAGTAG
- the nadB gene encoding L-aspartate oxidase, with amino-acid sequence MASTQHEYDVLIIGSGAAGLSAALTLATSCRVLVLAKGQLNSGSTAWAQGGIAAVLDTGDTFEDHIRDTMVAGAGLNRRETVEFVIENAPRAIERLVELGVPFNTEGAELHLTREGGHSHRRIVHVNDATGWAVEAALLKAAEESPNITLLPDRTCVELITGRHEQRYSGSGRVWGAYALDTATGRVEAYTARATILAAGGAGRVYQFSTAPRGATGDGIAMAWRAGARVSNMEMMQFHPTCLYNLEVKNFLITEAVRGEGGRLINPRDGRRFMEEYDPERMELAPRDVVARAIDAEIKRFGLDYVHLDISHMPPEFVSGHFPNIYEKLLGLGIDMTRQPIPVVPAQHYTCGGILIDLAGRTDLPGLYAAGECTESGLHGANRLASNSLLECFVFGDAAARDILANWGSFDAPPPIREWDESRVTDSDEEVIIKQNWTEIRRFMWNYVGIVRTTKRLERAAHRIKMLYDEVEDYYGHFRVTTDLIELRNLLQCADLIVKSALRRHESRGLHYTLDYPETDAVARDTVLVP; translated from the coding sequence ATGGCAAGCACGCAGCACGAATATGACGTCCTCATCATCGGATCCGGCGCCGCCGGGCTCAGCGCCGCGCTCACCCTCGCGACATCCTGCCGCGTGCTGGTGCTGGCGAAGGGGCAGCTGAACAGCGGCTCCACCGCATGGGCACAGGGCGGGATCGCCGCCGTGCTCGATACGGGCGACACTTTCGAAGATCACATCCGCGACACCATGGTCGCCGGCGCCGGCCTCAACCGGCGCGAGACTGTGGAATTCGTGATCGAGAACGCCCCGCGCGCGATCGAGCGGCTGGTGGAACTGGGCGTGCCTTTCAACACCGAGGGGGCGGAACTCCACCTCACCCGCGAAGGCGGCCATTCGCACCGCCGCATCGTGCATGTGAACGATGCCACCGGCTGGGCGGTGGAGGCCGCGCTGCTGAAGGCGGCGGAGGAAAGCCCCAACATCACCCTGCTGCCCGATCGCACCTGCGTGGAGCTGATCACCGGCCGGCACGAACAGCGCTATTCCGGCTCCGGCCGCGTGTGGGGCGCCTATGCGCTGGATACGGCAACGGGGCGGGTGGAAGCCTATACCGCCCGGGCCACCATCCTCGCTGCGGGCGGGGCGGGGCGCGTCTATCAATTCTCCACCGCGCCGCGCGGCGCCACCGGCGATGGCATCGCCATGGCCTGGCGCGCGGGGGCGCGCGTCTCCAATATGGAGATGATGCAGTTCCACCCCACCTGCCTCTACAATCTCGAGGTCAAGAACTTCCTCATCACCGAAGCGGTGCGGGGCGAGGGCGGGCGGCTGATAAACCCGCGCGACGGCCGCCGCTTCATGGAGGAATACGATCCGGAGCGGATGGAGCTCGCCCCGCGCGACGTGGTCGCCCGCGCGATCGATGCGGAGATCAAGCGCTTCGGTCTCGATTACGTCCATCTCGATATCAGCCACATGCCGCCCGAATTCGTCTCGGGGCACTTTCCCAACATCTATGAAAAGCTGCTCGGCCTCGGCATCGACATGACGCGGCAGCCGATCCCGGTGGTGCCCGCGCAGCATTACACCTGCGGCGGCATCCTGATCGACCTCGCCGGCCGCACCGATCTACCGGGCCTCTATGCCGCCGGCGAGTGTACCGAAAGCGGCCTCCACGGCGCCAACCGCCTCGCCTCCAACTCGCTGCTCGAATGCTTCGTCTTCGGCGATGCGGCCGCGCGCGACATCCTCGCCAACTGGGGCAGCTTCGACGCGCCGCCGCCGATTCGCGAATGGGATGAAAGCCGGGTGACCGATTCCGACGAGGAGGTCATCATCAAGCAGAACTGGACCGAAATCCGCCGCTTCATGTGGAACTATGTCGGCATCGTGCGCACCACCAAGCGGCTGGAACGCGCCGCCCACCGCATCAAGATGCTGTATGACGAGGTGGAGGATTATTACGGCCACTTCCGCGTGACCACCGACCTCATCGAATTGCGCAACCTGCTGCAATGCGCGGACCTGATCGTCAAAAGCGCCCTCCGCCGCCACGAAAGCCGCGGGCTGCACTACACGCTGGACTATCCCGAGACGGATGCGGTGGCGCGCGATACCGTGCTGGTGCCCTGA
- a CDS encoding GIY-YIG nuclease family protein encodes MVFYAYLLRCNDGSYYAGHTDDLDQRMAQHQTGALGGYTAARRPVTLVWSGDFPTREEAFAAERRVKGWTRAKKEALIAGNWERVRALARNRQGKREDEE; translated from the coding sequence ATGGTCTTCTACGCCTACCTCCTGCGCTGCAATGACGGCTCCTATTACGCCGGCCACACGGACGACCTCGATCAACGCATGGCGCAGCACCAGACGGGTGCGCTGGGTGGCTACACCGCCGCGCGCAGGCCGGTCACGCTGGTGTGGTCAGGCGATTTTCCCACGCGGGAGGAGGCGTTTGCTGCAGAACGACGGGTTAAGGGCTGGACCCGTGCCAAGAAGGAAGCGCTGATTGCCGGTAACTGGGAGCGGGTCCGCGCTCTTGCTCGCAATCGGCAGGGCAAGCGGGAGGATGAAGAGTAG